One Kitasatospora sp. MAP12-44 DNA segment encodes these proteins:
- the purU gene encoding formyltetrahydrofolate deformylase codes for MEQQTAAAEPTQYVLTLSCPDKQGIVHAVSSYLFMTGCNIIDSQQFGDRDSDSGLFFMRVHFSAEQPVSVDKLRASFAAVGASFRMDWAIHPSAEKMRVVLMVSKFGHCLNDLLFRTRIGALPVEIAAVVSNHDDFAELTESYGVPFVHLPVTRENKEQAEKQLLDLVEAERVELVVLARYMQVLSDDLCKALSGRVINIHHSFLPSFKGARPYHQAHARGVKLIGATAHYVTAALDEGPIIEQEVARVTHDVTPNQLVALGRDVECQALARAVKWHSEHRVLLNGTRTVVFN; via the coding sequence GTGGAGCAGCAGACCGCAGCAGCGGAACCCACCCAGTACGTGCTGACCCTCTCCTGCCCGGACAAGCAGGGGATCGTGCACGCGGTCTCCAGCTACCTCTTCATGACCGGCTGCAACATCATCGACAGCCAGCAGTTCGGCGACCGGGACAGCGACAGCGGCCTGTTCTTCATGCGGGTGCACTTCTCGGCCGAGCAGCCGGTGAGCGTCGACAAGCTGCGGGCCAGCTTCGCGGCCGTCGGCGCCTCGTTCCGGATGGACTGGGCGATCCACCCGAGCGCGGAGAAGATGCGCGTGGTGCTGATGGTCAGCAAGTTCGGGCACTGCCTGAACGACCTGCTGTTCCGCACCCGGATCGGGGCGCTGCCGGTGGAGATCGCCGCGGTGGTCTCCAACCACGACGACTTCGCCGAGCTCACCGAGTCGTACGGGGTGCCGTTCGTGCACCTGCCGGTGACCCGGGAGAACAAGGAGCAGGCCGAGAAGCAGCTGCTCGACCTGGTCGAGGCGGAGCGGGTGGAACTGGTGGTGCTGGCCCGCTACATGCAGGTGCTCTCGGACGACCTGTGCAAGGCGCTCTCCGGCCGGGTGATCAACATCCACCACTCCTTCCTGCCGAGCTTCAAGGGCGCCAGGCCGTACCACCAGGCGCACGCCCGGGGCGTGAAACTGATCGGTGCCACCGCGCACTATGTGACGGCGGCGCTGGACGAGGGGCCGATCATCGAGCAGGAGGTCGCCCGGGTGACCCACGACGTGACACCGAACCAGCTGGTGGCGCTCGGCCGGGACGTGGAGTGCCAGGCGCTGGCCCGCGCCGTCAAGTGGCACAGCGAGCACCGGGTGCTGCTGAACGGCACCCGCACGGTCGTCTTCAACTAG
- a CDS encoding maleylpyruvate isomerase N-terminal domain-containing protein: MTELEHEALRGLLGAWALRACLAEESSELERHFDGCPDCAEEGARLRHAAGLLCADDPLDQPDGLRQQVLDFCLAQRAPELPLAPWVGPYAAETAKLDALLRDLGRDEWQEEVELPWHGGVLRRSPAGVLCHLAAVDGLLAVALDLPDPVEPLARVPAQSRADARPWQHLVERSDQLSRDLADLAPEAIRTRWRQQSLTMVRTVRPDTEALVRYGPGAELPVRDAFVDRAFECWIHGEDVAKAVDYPYAVPAPQHLRLMVDLAARMLPTVLLGLRPAAYAGARAGAGAGPQSADRPGRLLRLVIEGPASGEWLIPLDAEQPQERAPAAEPVAELVMDGVEFCQLAAAHRDPDRLPVGEYGDRAAIRELLTAVPLLSRP, from the coding sequence ATGACGGAGCTGGAGCACGAGGCGCTGCGCGGCCTGCTCGGGGCCTGGGCGCTGCGGGCCTGCCTCGCCGAGGAGTCCAGCGAGCTGGAACGGCACTTCGACGGGTGCCCGGACTGCGCGGAGGAAGGCGCCAGGCTGCGGCACGCCGCCGGTCTGCTCTGCGCCGACGACCCGTTGGACCAGCCGGACGGGCTGCGCCAGCAGGTGCTGGACTTCTGCCTGGCCCAGCGCGCGCCGGAGCTGCCGCTGGCGCCGTGGGTGGGCCCGTACGCGGCCGAGACCGCCAAGCTGGACGCGCTGCTGCGCGACCTGGGCCGCGACGAGTGGCAGGAGGAGGTCGAACTCCCGTGGCACGGCGGGGTGCTGCGGCGCAGTCCAGCCGGGGTGCTGTGCCATCTGGCGGCGGTGGACGGCCTGCTGGCCGTCGCGCTCGACCTGCCCGACCCGGTGGAGCCGCTCGCCCGGGTGCCCGCGCAGAGCCGCGCCGATGCCCGGCCCTGGCAGCACCTGGTCGAGCGCAGCGATCAACTCAGCCGCGACCTGGCCGACTTGGCGCCGGAAGCGATCCGCACCCGGTGGCGCCAGCAGAGCCTGACGATGGTCCGTACCGTGCGGCCCGACACCGAGGCGCTGGTGCGCTACGGCCCGGGCGCCGAACTGCCGGTCCGGGACGCCTTCGTGGACCGGGCCTTCGAGTGCTGGATCCACGGCGAGGACGTCGCCAAGGCGGTCGACTACCCGTACGCGGTGCCGGCGCCGCAGCACCTGCGGCTGATGGTGGATCTGGCCGCCCGGATGCTGCCCACCGTGCTGCTCGGGCTGCGGCCGGCCGCGTACGCCGGCGCGCGGGCCGGGGCAGGGGCAGGGCCGCAGTCGGCGGACCGCCCCGGCCGGCTGCTGCGGCTGGTGATCGAGGGCCCGGCGTCCGGCGAGTGGCTGATCCCGCTGGACGCCGAGCAGCCGCAGGAGCGCGCCCCGGCCGCCGAACCGGTGGCCGAACTGGTGATGGACGGCGTCGAGTTCTGCCAGCTGGCCGCCGCCCACCGCGATCCGGACCGGCTCCCGGTCGGCGAGTACGGCGACCGGGCGGCCATCCGGGAGCTGCTCACGGCGGTGCCGCTGCTCTCCCGCCCTTAG
- a CDS encoding sigma-70 family RNA polymerase sigma factor — protein MTAPDWDQQMRSRLARGEESALGELYDQLSPLVHGLAGRILADESAAAQLTREVFGHLWAHPEEFDPAERSLRSWIGELTHQRAVQRLRKCSLEPAEISDRVAAAQVQYVVAALPPTLRQTIETAWSDGRTYQETARRLGITEQAAKQRIRLGLQLLASELEFGS, from the coding sequence ATGACCGCCCCCGACTGGGACCAGCAGATGCGCTCCCGGCTGGCCCGAGGTGAGGAGTCCGCCCTCGGTGAGCTGTACGACCAGCTCTCGCCGCTGGTGCACGGCCTGGCCGGCCGGATCCTGGCGGACGAGAGCGCGGCCGCCCAGCTCACCCGCGAGGTTTTCGGCCATCTCTGGGCGCATCCGGAGGAGTTCGACCCGGCCGAGCGCTCGCTGCGCTCCTGGATCGGTGAACTCACCCACCAGCGTGCCGTGCAGCGGCTGCGCAAGTGCTCCCTGGAGCCGGCCGAGATCAGCGACCGGGTGGCCGCCGCCCAGGTGCAGTACGTGGTCGCCGCCCTGCCGCCCACACTGCGGCAGACCATAGAAACCGCCTGGTCGGACGGCCGGACGTATCAGGAGACGGCCCGCCGGCTGGGCATCACCGAGCAGGCCGCCAAGCAGCGGATCCGGCTCGGGTTGCAACTGCTGGCTTCGGAACTGGAGTTCGGGTCGTGA
- a CDS encoding ATP-binding protein, with protein sequence MQVLQVQLAVTADPAEVGRARRWVRTRMLAHGIDPDAAFAETLVLVVSELVTNAVVHTGCPAVLRLVWPDGPGPLRVEVADASCAAPAPRCAGGEATNGRGLELVELLCERWGWCPDGSGKRVWCELDRGESGRGEPAALAACERAALAV encoded by the coding sequence GTGCAGGTGCTTCAGGTACAGCTGGCGGTGACAGCCGATCCCGCAGAGGTCGGCCGCGCCCGTCGATGGGTCAGGACCCGGATGCTCGCGCACGGCATCGATCCGGATGCCGCGTTCGCCGAGACGCTGGTGCTGGTGGTCTCCGAGCTGGTGACCAACGCCGTGGTGCACACCGGGTGTCCGGCCGTGCTGCGGCTGGTCTGGCCGGACGGTCCCGGACCGCTGCGGGTGGAGGTCGCGGACGCCAGCTGCGCCGCGCCGGCGCCGCGGTGCGCGGGCGGCGAGGCAACCAACGGCCGCGGGCTGGAGCTGGTCGAGCTGCTCTGCGAGCGCTGGGGCTGGTGTCCGGACGGCTCGGGCAAGCGGGTCTGGTGCGAGCTGGACCGCGGCGAGTCGGGCCGGGGCGAGCCGGCGGCCCTGGCGGCATGCGAGCGGGCGGCCCTGGCGGTCTGA
- a CDS encoding helix-turn-helix domain-containing protein, whose product MTALHRVAVLALDRVIAFELGIPSRIFETAVGPDGEPLYRVDTCTADGGPVATSSDFRIAVEHGPELLEQADTVVIPAARDLGPPYLDGRLTPELAAVLARIRPGARVVSICTGAFVLAAAGLLDGRPATTHWRYTDRFAQLFPQVRLAPDVLYTDDGDVLTSGGVAAGVDLCLHLVRRDHGGAVANQVARACIVPPWREGGQRQYVDLHVPTPGASTGSTAPARSWALDHLAEPLALRELAERAGMSVRTFTRRFREETGSSPGQWLTVQRTARARELLELTDLSIDQVARQSGFGTAASLRLQLRGRLDLAPSAYRRTFRTVAG is encoded by the coding sequence ATGACGGCACTTCATCGCGTCGCGGTCCTCGCCCTGGACCGGGTGATCGCGTTCGAACTGGGCATCCCCTCAAGGATCTTCGAGACGGCGGTCGGCCCGGACGGCGAGCCGCTCTACCGGGTCGACACCTGCACGGCGGACGGCGGCCCGGTGGCCACCAGCAGCGACTTCCGGATCGCCGTCGAGCACGGCCCCGAACTCCTGGAGCAGGCCGACACGGTGGTGATCCCCGCCGCCCGGGACCTCGGACCGCCCTACCTGGACGGCCGGTTGACGCCCGAGCTGGCCGCGGTGCTGGCCCGGATCCGGCCCGGCGCCCGGGTGGTGTCGATCTGCACCGGCGCCTTCGTGCTGGCCGCGGCCGGCCTGCTGGACGGCCGTCCGGCCACCACCCACTGGCGCTACACCGACCGCTTCGCCCAGCTGTTCCCCCAGGTCCGGCTGGCCCCTGACGTCCTCTACACGGACGACGGGGACGTGCTCACCTCCGGCGGGGTGGCCGCCGGGGTGGACCTCTGCCTGCACCTGGTGCGCCGAGACCACGGCGGCGCGGTGGCCAACCAGGTGGCCAGGGCCTGCATCGTGCCGCCCTGGCGCGAGGGCGGGCAGCGGCAGTACGTGGATCTGCACGTCCCCACGCCGGGCGCGTCGACCGGCAGCACGGCGCCCGCGCGGTCCTGGGCGCTCGACCACCTCGCCGAGCCGCTGGCGCTGCGCGAACTGGCGGAGCGGGCGGGGATGAGCGTGCGGACGTTCACCCGGCGCTTTCGCGAGGAGACCGGCAGCAGCCCGGGCCAGTGGCTGACGGTGCAACGCACGGCGCGGGCCCGGGAGCTGCTGGAGCTGACCGATCTGAGCATCGACCAGGTGGCCCGGCAGTCCGGCTTCGGCACGGCGGCCTCGCTGCGGCTCCAGCTGCGCGGTCGCCTGGACCTCGCGCCGAGCGCCTACCGGCGCACCTTCCGCACCGTCGCGGGCTGA
- a CDS encoding MFS transporter gives MTELSTAPAAQDQLPDRPPPRLHYAWVVAGVALVVLVGSAGFRSAPSLMMDAWNSQFGWSRATISSAVSVNLVLYGLTAPFAAALMDRFGVRLVTVCALLTISIGSGLTVLMTQSWQLILCWGVLVGLGSGSMAGAFASTISGRWFQARQGLVTGVLTAAGAAGNLVFMPVLAWLVQSQGWQVAVVVVSLSATVVAVPVLLLMRERPADLGLLPYGARAGDELPVRPPGSALARTVRVLRSAARHRAFWLLAGSFAICGATTAGLVGTHFIPAAHDHGLPETTAASLLALIGFFDVIGTVASGWFTDRFDSRRLLVVYYALRGISLVFLPQLFSGTLKPPILAFVIFYGLDWVATVPPTVALCRRHFGEDAPIVFGWVLAFHQIGAALVATLAGLARDKFGDYDLAWYSAGGLCVVAVLLCLALRPGRPGGVSAVAAAA, from the coding sequence GTGACCGAACTGAGTACCGCTCCCGCCGCGCAGGACCAGCTCCCCGACCGCCCCCCGCCACGCCTGCACTACGCCTGGGTGGTGGCCGGCGTCGCGCTGGTCGTGCTGGTCGGCTCGGCCGGGTTCCGGTCCGCGCCCAGCCTGATGATGGACGCCTGGAACAGCCAGTTCGGCTGGTCGCGCGCCACCATCAGCAGCGCCGTCTCGGTCAACCTGGTGCTGTACGGGCTGACCGCGCCGTTCGCCGCCGCGCTGATGGACCGTTTCGGCGTCCGGCTGGTGACGGTCTGCGCGCTGCTGACCATCTCGATCGGCTCCGGTCTGACCGTGCTGATGACCCAGAGCTGGCAGCTGATCCTCTGCTGGGGCGTGCTGGTGGGCCTGGGCAGCGGGTCCATGGCCGGGGCGTTCGCCAGCACCATCAGCGGGCGCTGGTTCCAGGCCCGGCAGGGACTGGTGACCGGGGTGCTGACGGCGGCCGGCGCGGCGGGGAACCTGGTCTTCATGCCGGTGCTGGCCTGGCTGGTGCAGTCGCAGGGCTGGCAGGTCGCGGTGGTGGTGGTCTCGCTCTCGGCGACCGTGGTCGCCGTCCCGGTGCTGCTGCTGATGCGCGAGCGGCCGGCCGACCTCGGGCTGCTGCCGTACGGCGCCCGCGCGGGCGACGAGCTGCCGGTGCGTCCGCCCGGCAGCGCGCTGGCCCGCACCGTGCGGGTGCTGCGATCGGCCGCCCGGCACCGCGCGTTCTGGCTGCTGGCCGGCTCGTTCGCGATCTGCGGGGCGACCACCGCCGGGCTGGTCGGCACGCACTTCATCCCCGCCGCGCACGACCACGGCCTGCCGGAGACCACGGCGGCGAGCCTGCTCGCGCTGATCGGGTTCTTCGACGTGATCGGCACGGTGGCCAGCGGTTGGTTCACCGACCGCTTCGACTCGCGCCGACTGCTGGTCGTCTACTACGCGCTGCGCGGGATCTCGCTGGTCTTCCTGCCGCAGCTGTTCTCCGGCACCCTGAAGCCGCCGATCCTGGCCTTTGTGATCTTCTACGGCCTGGACTGGGTCGCCACTGTCCCACCCACGGTCGCCCTCTGCCGCCGGCACTTCGGCGAGGACGCGCCGATCGTCTTCGGCTGGGTGCTGGCCTTCCACCAGATCGGTGCCGCACTGGTGGCCACGCTGGCCGGCCTGGCCCGCGACAAGTTCGGCGACTACGACCTCGCCTGGTACTCGGCCGGCGGGCTCTGCGTGGTCGCGGTGCTGCTCTGCCTCGCCCTGCGCCCCGGGCGCCCGGGCGGTGTGTCTGCGGTGGCCGCGGCGGCGTGA
- a CDS encoding GNAT family N-acetyltransferase — MTLHFVLDPEPTPELRAEILTLWTDASNAGGSVGFVPPVTEDDVRPTAEKQFAGLGPAGDPGADPDADPDADRLLIAREAAGGRLAGVLFFESMRFPLMDHWRLLKRVMVHPDFQGHGYGVQLMAQARQVALDWGLAGLRLTARGGMGLERFYQRCGYQEVGRVPGAIRVADGDERDDITFWLDLRR, encoded by the coding sequence ATGACTCTTCACTTCGTGCTGGACCCCGAACCGACTCCCGAGCTGCGCGCGGAGATCCTCACGCTGTGGACGGACGCCAGCAACGCCGGCGGCTCCGTCGGGTTCGTCCCGCCGGTGACCGAGGACGACGTCCGGCCCACCGCCGAGAAGCAGTTCGCGGGGCTCGGCCCGGCCGGCGATCCGGGTGCAGATCCGGACGCTGATCCGGACGCCGACCGGCTGCTGATCGCCCGGGAGGCGGCAGGCGGACGGCTGGCCGGAGTGCTCTTCTTCGAGTCGATGCGCTTCCCGCTGATGGACCACTGGCGGTTGCTGAAGCGGGTCATGGTGCACCCCGACTTCCAGGGGCACGGCTACGGGGTCCAGCTGATGGCGCAGGCCCGGCAGGTGGCGCTCGACTGGGGGCTGGCCGGGCTGCGGCTGACGGCGCGCGGGGGGATGGGCCTGGAGCGGTTCTACCAGCGTTGCGGCTACCAGGAGGTGGGCCGGGTGCCCGGGGCGATCCGGGTGGCGGACGGGGACGAGCGCGACGACATCACCTTCTGGCTGGACCTGCGGCGCTGA
- a CDS encoding DUF4229 domain-containing protein, giving the protein MSTKSHATLRYTSLRASIFLACLLLATLLGHFGIIPVAGPAGAVFLVLLAGLVSAPISYVVLSKQRDEMSEQIVGKVAGLRTRTGQRIAAQNAEEDAADDAARAQ; this is encoded by the coding sequence GTGAGCACGAAGTCCCACGCCACGCTCCGTTACACCTCCCTGCGGGCCAGCATCTTCCTCGCCTGCCTGCTGCTCGCCACGCTGCTGGGGCACTTCGGCATCATCCCGGTGGCGGGTCCGGCCGGGGCCGTCTTCCTGGTGCTGCTGGCGGGCCTGGTCTCGGCCCCGATCAGCTACGTGGTGCTGAGCAAGCAGCGCGACGAGATGTCCGAGCAGATCGTCGGCAAGGTCGCCGGGCTGCGCACCCGCACCGGCCAGCGGATCGCGGCGCAGAACGCCGAGGAGGACGCGGCCGACGACGCCGCGCGGGCCCAGTAG
- a CDS encoding LacI family DNA-binding transcriptional regulator produces the protein MANQPPTPQDPAVKPRRPTGRDVAQLAGVSQATVSLVFSTAVAGHRVSEATRQRVLDAARGLGYRPQAAGRQLRLGRSGMALLAVPNLQGPFFGRVLAGVHEEAARHDLAVVVSSGWSAATLAEAATTSRFDGLLICSPDDAQLGELPPGTPAVFLDADPAVAGGAPTIELDLAGGMRAVMAHLVGLGHRRIGRLRSTHSAYTFRVRQAAFEEAARGLEVLELGVSLNRGEAAARVAGRELLDRPDRPRAVVCDDDVVASGLYQAAAELGLRIPADVSVVGIDNVAVAELLTPPLTTVDLPGERLGQAGIAALAALLHGEPVLPVQPLATSLVVRNSTTSA, from the coding sequence GTGGCGAACCAGCCCCCCACCCCGCAGGACCCCGCCGTCAAGCCGCGCCGCCCGACCGGGCGCGACGTGGCGCAGCTGGCCGGCGTCTCGCAGGCCACCGTCTCGCTGGTCTTCTCCACCGCGGTGGCCGGCCACCGGGTGTCCGAGGCGACCCGCCAGCGGGTGCTGGACGCCGCGCGGGGCCTGGGCTACCGCCCGCAGGCGGCCGGCCGGCAACTGCGGCTGGGCCGCAGCGGCATGGCGCTGCTGGCGGTGCCGAACCTGCAGGGCCCCTTCTTCGGCCGGGTGCTGGCGGGCGTGCACGAGGAGGCCGCGCGGCACGACCTGGCCGTGGTGGTGAGCTCCGGCTGGAGCGCCGCCACGCTGGCCGAGGCCGCCACCACCAGCCGCTTCGACGGCCTGCTGATCTGCTCCCCGGACGACGCCCAGCTCGGTGAGCTGCCGCCCGGCACCCCCGCCGTCTTCCTGGACGCCGACCCGGCGGTGGCCGGCGGCGCCCCCACCATCGAGCTGGACCTCGCGGGCGGCATGCGGGCGGTGATGGCCCACCTGGTCGGCCTCGGCCACCGGCGGATCGGCCGGCTGCGCTCGACCCACAGCGCCTACACCTTCCGGGTCCGCCAGGCCGCCTTCGAGGAGGCCGCGCGGGGCCTGGAGGTGCTGGAGCTCGGGGTCAGCCTGAACCGCGGCGAGGCCGCCGCCCGGGTCGCCGGGCGCGAGCTGCTCGACCGTCCGGACCGGCCGCGGGCGGTGGTCTGCGACGACGACGTGGTGGCCTCGGGCCTCTACCAGGCGGCGGCCGAGCTCGGGCTGCGGATCCCGGCGGACGTCTCGGTGGTCGGCATCGACAACGTCGCGGTGGCCGAGCTGCTCACCCCGCCGCTGACCACGGTCGACCTGCCGGGCGAGCGGCTGGGCCAGGCCGGGATCGCGGCGCTGGCGGCGCTGCTGCACGGGGAGCCGGTGCTGCCGGTGCAGCCGCTGGCCACCTCACTGGTGGTCAGGAACTCCACCACGTCGGCCTGA
- a CDS encoding MFS transporter → MGYLALLRAPNVTRLLFGTLLGRLPAGMTALVIALALRAAGAPYSRIGLATAAYAIAAAIGGPVLGRIVDRTGQPKVLLCSAVVAGLGYALLALSPGSALGAPLGAAIAGLAMPPLEPCLRALWPVVVEEEQLDTAYAFDSASQQILYVAGPLAVAGIAAWLSPVAALWTAAGLGLLGALVVATAAPARAWQAPPREHGAGLLGPLRSPGLVLLLVGLAGAGWTVGAQNVLFIAYAERHHGQLPGGAGLLLALAALGGLLGALGYGAVQWRSSTATRTWVIALAMAASYLPLLLLPSAGPMAALALLSGIGLAPLLAAAFVLVGELAPTGTVTEAFAWLVTLFATGNALGYAVSGSLVADSLTAVAWCAVGGISLGGLLLFGARRWFGHAPAGAEAEAAPLVAAG, encoded by the coding sequence GTGGGCTACCTCGCCCTGCTCCGCGCCCCGAACGTCACCCGGCTGCTCTTCGGCACCCTGCTCGGCCGCCTGCCGGCCGGGATGACCGCGCTGGTCATCGCGCTGGCCCTGCGCGCGGCCGGCGCGCCGTACAGCAGGATCGGCCTGGCCACCGCCGCCTACGCGATCGCCGCCGCGATCGGCGGCCCGGTGCTCGGCCGGATCGTCGACCGCACCGGCCAGCCCAAGGTGCTGCTCTGCTCCGCCGTGGTGGCCGGCCTCGGCTACGCGCTGCTCGCGCTGTCCCCCGGCAGCGCGCTCGGCGCCCCGCTCGGCGCCGCGATCGCCGGGCTCGCGATGCCCCCGCTCGAACCCTGCCTGCGCGCGCTGTGGCCGGTCGTCGTCGAGGAGGAGCAGCTCGACACCGCCTATGCCTTCGACTCGGCCTCCCAGCAGATCCTCTACGTCGCCGGACCGCTCGCGGTGGCCGGCATCGCCGCCTGGCTCAGCCCGGTCGCCGCGCTCTGGACGGCCGCCGGACTCGGCCTGCTGGGCGCCCTGGTGGTGGCCACCGCCGCACCGGCCCGCGCCTGGCAGGCGCCGCCGCGCGAGCACGGCGCCGGCCTGCTCGGGCCGCTGCGCTCCCCCGGACTGGTGCTGCTGCTGGTCGGCCTGGCCGGCGCGGGCTGGACGGTCGGCGCGCAGAACGTCCTCTTCATCGCCTACGCCGAGCGCCACCATGGCCAACTCCCCGGCGGCGCGGGCCTGCTGCTCGCCCTGGCGGCGCTCGGCGGGCTGCTCGGCGCGCTCGGCTACGGCGCCGTCCAGTGGCGCAGCAGCACGGCCACCCGCACCTGGGTGATCGCGCTGGCGATGGCCGCCAGCTACCTGCCGCTGCTGCTGCTCCCCTCCGCCGGGCCGATGGCCGCGCTGGCGCTGCTCTCCGGGATCGGTCTCGCACCGCTGCTGGCGGCCGCGTTCGTGCTGGTCGGCGAGCTGGCGCCGACCGGGACGGTCACCGAGGCGTTCGCCTGGCTGGTCACCCTCTTCGCCACCGGCAACGCGCTGGGCTACGCCGTCTCCGGCTCGCTGGTGGCCGACTCGCTGACGGCGGTGGCCTGGTGCGCGGTCGGCGGGATCTCGCTGGGCGGCCTGCTGCTGTTCGGCGCCCGGCGCTGGTTCGGGCACGCCCCGGCCGGCGCCGAGGCCGAGGCCGCCCCGCTGGTCGCCGCCGGCTGA
- a CDS encoding SGNH/GDSL hydrolase family protein produces the protein MKRFLLVGTVLLLATLSPPPGRAAASVVADAAAPPPVLRVMPLGDSITAGDGSSTGNGYREPLRELMAGQKRYTVTFVGSQRDGDMPNPENEGHSGYFIDDISAGVDDWLAAAQPQVVLLHIGINDLDRGADKVHAVDRLRTLVDRIYTDRPGVAVVLQGLIPTTEGLEDRVKEFNRWAGLLPGIEARSGRFLRFVQAPALTEDEFHDRLHPDDDGYQRLAQTFYPPLDQAAAALAVGAR, from the coding sequence ATGAAACGGTTCCTGCTGGTCGGTACGGTCCTGCTGCTTGCCACCCTCAGCCCGCCTCCCGGCCGGGCGGCCGCCTCGGTGGTCGCGGACGCCGCGGCGCCGCCGCCGGTACTGCGCGTCATGCCGCTGGGTGACTCGATCACCGCCGGGGACGGCAGCTCGACCGGGAACGGGTACCGCGAGCCGCTACGTGAGCTGATGGCGGGGCAGAAGCGCTACACCGTCACCTTCGTGGGCTCGCAGCGCGACGGGGACATGCCGAACCCGGAGAACGAGGGCCACAGCGGCTACTTCATCGACGACATCAGCGCGGGCGTGGACGACTGGCTCGCCGCGGCCCAGCCGCAGGTGGTGCTGCTGCACATCGGCATCAACGACCTGGACCGCGGCGCGGACAAGGTGCACGCCGTCGACCGGCTGCGGACGCTGGTGGACCGGATCTACACCGACCGGCCGGGGGTGGCGGTGGTGCTGCAGGGGCTGATCCCCACCACCGAGGGTCTGGAGGACCGCGTCAAGGAGTTCAACCGCTGGGCCGGGCTGCTGCCGGGCATCGAGGCGCGGTCCGGGCGCTTCCTGCGCTTCGTCCAGGCCCCGGCGCTGACCGAGGACGAGTTCCACGACCGGCTGCACCCCGACGACGACGGCTACCAGCGGTTGGCGCAGACCTTCTATCCGCCGCTCGACCAGGCCGCCGCCGCCCTCGCCGTCGGCGCCAGGTAG
- a CDS encoding cold-shock protein: MAQGTVKWFNAEKGFGFIAQEGGGPDVFVHYSAINANGFRSLEENQAVTFDVTQGPKGPQAENVSVI; encoded by the coding sequence ATGGCTCAGGGAACCGTCAAGTGGTTCAACGCTGAGAAGGGCTTCGGCTTCATCGCCCAGGAGGGCGGCGGCCCCGACGTCTTCGTCCACTACTCCGCCATCAACGCGAACGGTTTCCGCTCGCTGGAGGAGAACCAGGCGGTGACGTTCGACGTCACCCAGGGCCCCAAGGGCCCGCAGGCGGAGAACGTCAGCGTTATCTGA
- a CDS encoding menaquinone biosynthesis protein has translation MVVGGSGPDGAAGARAVRPRVGHIQFLNCLPLYWGLARTGSLLDLDLAKDTPEKLSDQLVDGSLDIGPITCVEYLRHADELVVLPDIAVGSDGPVMSCVIVSKVPLGELDGRRVALGSTSRTSVRLARLLLEEREGVRPEYFSCPPDLDAMLAQADAAVLIGDPALRATLEATPDSGLTVHDLGLMWKEWTGLPFVFAVWAARRDFADRRPQTVAEVHRAFLESRDLSLAEAGLVAAQAARWENFDAPLLERYFSQALDFSLGERQLAGIAEFARRVGHDSGFAPDVTISLLAPVG, from the coding sequence ATGGTCGTCGGCGGTAGCGGACCGGACGGCGCGGCGGGTGCGCGGGCGGTTCGACCGCGGGTCGGCCACATTCAGTTCCTGAACTGTCTCCCGCTCTACTGGGGGCTCGCCAGGACCGGCAGCCTGCTCGACCTGGACCTCGCCAAGGACACCCCCGAGAAGCTCAGCGACCAGCTGGTCGACGGCTCGCTCGACATCGGTCCGATCACCTGCGTCGAGTACCTGCGGCACGCGGACGAACTGGTGGTGCTGCCGGACATCGCGGTCGGCAGCGACGGGCCGGTGATGTCCTGCGTGATCGTCAGCAAGGTCCCGCTCGGCGAGCTGGACGGCCGGCGGGTCGCGCTGGGCTCCACCAGTCGGACCTCGGTCCGCCTCGCGCGGCTGCTGCTCGAGGAGCGCGAGGGCGTGCGCCCCGAGTACTTCAGCTGCCCGCCGGACCTGGACGCGATGCTCGCGCAGGCGGACGCCGCCGTGCTGATCGGCGACCCGGCGCTGCGGGCCACCCTGGAGGCCACCCCGGACAGCGGGCTGACCGTCCACGACCTGGGGCTGATGTGGAAGGAGTGGACCGGGCTGCCGTTCGTCTTCGCCGTCTGGGCCGCCCGGCGGGACTTCGCCGACCGCCGCCCGCAGACGGTGGCGGAGGTGCACCGGGCCTTCCTGGAGTCCCGCGACCTCTCGCTCGCCGAGGCGGGCCTGGTGGCCGCGCAGGCCGCGCGCTGGGAGAACTTCGACGCGCCGCTGCTGGAGCGGTACTTCAGCCAGGCGCTGGACTTCTCGCTGGGAGAGCGGCAGTTGGCCGGGATCGCCGAGTTCGCGCGCCGGGTCGGACACGACAGCGGCTTCGCCCCCGATGTGACGATCAGCCTGCTCGCGCCGGTCGGCTGA